The Lepeophtheirus salmonis chromosome 13, UVic_Lsal_1.4, whole genome shotgun sequence genome segment atagttATTACATATATCCATTTTTGACAGTGATAAAGACTTGAACtcccaggggcgtctgcaggattatattattttggagaGGGCTGggttttaggaatttttttgaaaaaaaaatcaaaaattataatttttgtaaaaacaaattgaagtttttggtttttttttcatttcaaaaatccatagctattctcaatatattcaattttctagtgaaaaggaaaaaatctttttttgttacagcccctccagcccgcCCCCTGCGGACGCTTCTTTCTCCTTTATATCAATTCCTAAACATCAACTTCCTGGAATCATGTTTAATAGAAATTGGCCTTTGAAGCAAATCTCGTGATACATGATTTTGAGAAATTCTGGCCTTTACGTAGGTTTCtgataaaaatatccataaatacttaattaggCTCACTCCCtcccaagattaatagaaatacaaggttaattCATCATGaaatcgggcttgctataattttcaatttgatgtacacTACCGACGGCCTGTCaaaacagacagattttgacgtcatagtgtataacAACCGTATATTAACGGCATATAATATTACTAGAAATTCTCTTTCACTTTGACGTCACGATTAAAAATCGTGGTGGAactaaaacaaatcaaatatcCACTACCTCTTTACCGCTTCTTTATAAGACAAAAGAATGAGATATTCTGTGAGCTTTAACTATATATCTCAGGGTAGCTGTCAGGATAGCCTACACTCTGCCCACCTCCATAGGACAAGCTTTTCCATACTCAAACAGATTAATACAAgaggaaaaaatcattctaaaagAGCTGAAGGCATGAATTCATGATCCCagactaaataataataaagtattaataaatttcCGTGGCAGGTGATGACGTCAAGAGAAGTCCGATACATCACTATTAGCTATGTCATTAagataaaggaattttttttcaaaaattcctatATGGGGGTATTTAGTATGTGGATTCTACGCGTTTCAAtaatattgtgacaattttgctaaaaaatactacttgaagtgagaaggAGAACTGGGTCACACAAAAACATTAAGCGGGATGCAAGTTTGCCTGTAGGATAcgggttggacatccctgaCTTATCCCTtggatgttctgtcttcaagaattaattaataatgacaacagctttggaaaataaaaataatcttgttcAGATTACCGAATAGAAAAAGACACTCCTCTTTCTAGGTCATGTTTAAATGTATACCTTTGTATTTGGGagttaaaaattgaagaaaaataaacctaGAAACATGTTTTTCTCTCAGTAATATTAAACTAGAGTatgagggtcgtttgaaaagtccacgCAAAGTCGGAAAGATATCCCTACTGGTGTgtatcaagattatttttagtttgtggCATCTCTTGTaggaacacacaccaactttcagccagatccgCCAATCGGTGGGAAAGATTATGGTGACTACCTTTTGGATTACAGAgaaataatcctcatcgactatctggaataggataaaactattacaggtgcagcatattattcatctttattgagccgtttgaaaactgagctgcaagaaaaaatgattggcccacaaaaagtcattttccattacaacaatgcaccagctcataCCTCAGCAATTGTCGTCGcaaaatgaatagaaatagGGCTCCAAGTCGAGATGtccacagcactagcaatctcacacaccttcactcttctaTCATCGATCACTGTATGATGGATTTactcaatgatttctggagtagtaacctcaacagggcgtccagaacgttcagcgtcacttgtgcccacaTGGcctctacaattttttttgaaaccacttataaactgttctaattgaaggtgcagagtccccataatgcttatcaagcttctttttagtctcctgaggcgttttgtctttcataaaataatgtttaatcagtacacgaaattatttttcgtacattttttgaaaatcactccattTCCTCGATTCAAAATCCCCAAATAATCCCGtaattcatatgcatttatttttgaatacatttctCGCGTAGAAactcatatttcaaaaaaattcaagaaaccTCCAAACCCCCCATAGTCATAATCTATTGCTGACCATCCCAACCGGTTTGGTTTTAGAACTCGACAACTGGTTATCATAAGtataagtccctgttggactcagagtagaattgaggatcgacatcgttgTTGTGCCTGCCTAGCTTAGATTCGGAATGTGGTTAGTGTATGTTTCCTTCATCTATTTGCTACTTGGACACTCAAGAAAAGGAAGGTAGGGTTTaatagttctcaattctgattggcttaaaattagaagctgttACATGTATGTTCCTAGGTACGGAGCCAAGTCtggtgaaaagagaagaataagggtaACTGCGTTAGGAACATattcttccttgtttttagattgaattgtttatttttcccttgactGCTCTTTTCCTAGAGTCTTTCACTTGCAGCTATATTTCATGACAGCTGATctgttctcctcccaaacattcttaaaattgtcagggtgaccatgttAATGTAACATACCtctgtataatattattttcatctaaggGGTatgttctttaataaataattcggGGGTGGGGGAGAATATGGTCAGTTTCCAAAGGGGGCAGGCCAAAATTTGCCCacttgtataaattttaaactccGTTAATGACGaccatacaaaaataatattgtttgtgatttatttattgtgtttaCTCTATTCTAGGTGGACTGCTTTCCTGAATAGAAAAGTATAAACCCCCCTCCCCTGCAAATTTATCGTATGGGTGTAATGATTCTCtggaaaatatcaaacattttgataactttattgaattctttttatttttcgagGAAGAAGTTTGGTTAATCTTGTGTGCAAGCcctggatttttatttacacaacTGCTACTAATTGTTGTGTAACATCTTCTTCAAatggtaaataatttatttagccCTTGGATCTTGTGTAGACTTTTACCAATGTGCGCAACGTATATTTCATTCAACTCTCCTACTTCAAAATGTTACTAAGCGTCCCTACTTGTCTCAGCAAACACCCTGTATGCTGAATGAGTATGGCTAAATAACTCTTCATGATTATTCAATCAACTATATATTCATCTATTAACGAACTAGCTAGACtactttacattattttgagaAGAGATGAATATATGTTCATAACAATTCCAAATCTTGATATGAgataaactaataataaaagctaTATGTTATACTACatcataattgttatttttaattcttaaagccATTCTATGAAGTTTCGTCAAGATTTATTcgaaattcattcatttttgtaattaaaatatcaactttgagcccccaaatAGCTGTTTCCTTCAATCATGGTGCAATTTATGAGGTCAATGAAACAAatgcataaaattaaattatcttttttttagtgtcaatactaattatttaaggGTTAAGAACCGTTAAACgtataaagtttttcttttcttcttcaaattaacCTTCaagattctagtaaaaataaaaataattatgttacaaAATTCTTCACATTTTTGCCCACTGTACATTTTTCACTCGTCAGCGTAGCAAAGCAGATTTTCTAATAATCGGTAACTTGGGTCAATTAGCTATTAACCATTGTAAAACTGTTTAAAATTGTCCAAGGTATCGATCAAACTCAAACTAGTCtgtaacaaatttatttttgtatcttatcCGTATTCTGAGACCccaaactgtatttttttttttctaattacatttaatccggtggatttttttcctatgcctttttataatatgtatatttgagctaaatttgcaattttcatTTAACTTATCGTAAGATAATTTGTTTATGACGGGtttatataattctatttaACGTTTATTGACTAAGAcgtaatgataatataaaaataattaaacgtAAAATGTCTGATTTTGTTCTACGTCACCCGGTCGTAACAgctctccaaaaaatatatggccatatatgtaaatatttatttattatgaagatGACGTCATATACAATCTTAAAGTTCAGGATATTTTACTCCAGTCTCAATTTGAGATGGAAGTCGACAGCCAAGATGAGAAACCCTTACGATGCCCTTGGTCTGACTCCTCACTCAACACCGACCGAGGTTCGGGAGGCGTTTTATCGAATGGCCAAGCAACTTCATCCCGATATCAATCCTAATGATCCTGAGGCAAAGAGTAAATTCGAGGAGATCCGTGAGGCTTATCAAGTTCTCAAGAATGAGCCCTCGAggattaattatgatttaaagaaGGAAGATGATCAAAAGACTGTCAAACGGTCCATGAAGGACTATGAAGTCTTTATGGAGtcaaaaaagagattttatCCGCATGTTCCATGGAGTGAAAGACGTATCAATAATTTCAGACAAGAGAAGGAAAGACAGTCATACAATTACCGTACTGATTATGTATTTAGACGAGGCAATGATAATTCATTCATGTTTAAACATTTTGGAGGACCGGCTCCTGATCCAAAAGAACTCAAATCCGTTATTGTAAGGCTCCTGATCCTTATATCTACTATTATAACTATTACCCTCGTTACAGACCTCTACGTTAGAGTAAATAATGGggaaacttaattttatattcatatatattctgCCTTAGCCAACAttgtaacaaattatattattatgttaaaaatgcGATCTTTGAATATCATACaatcttaaattttctaaaaaaaaaaatctagtacataatatctacattaaaaaatattctttcggAAACATTCGGGAGAGAATTAGAGAAGAATgctttagtaaatatatatttatatatcacaCTATAAATGGACTGCAATATAAAAGTAGTTAAGATAACAATGTTCTATTGCGCACTCTATCAATATGTGGAAAAGATGCGTTCAACAGTCGGAACCCAAAGTATTGGAAGGAGTAAAGGCATAACGGAATCTACTGTCTTGTTTGCCTTCAGCATCACATATGTATttgcctgaaaaaaaaaaaaaatgaaataagtttaCAATAAACATCTACCAACTCATTACCTGAAACAAATCGCTTTTTGATCAGAGATAATCGATAGCCGGACCCGATCAGCTCAATATCTATTCCACTTAGAGTACTTCCCTCGCAGTTAAATTGCGCTGCAATTGTATTTTGAGAGCCAGGACCATTAGCAAGCTCGAATCGTCCTTTAATGACCTCAAGGCCCCCATTAGAGCTACTATTATTGTCTCTATCGTCAGCTCTGAGTTCTTTAAACGTCCACAATGCGCGATTATTTTCTGCAATCCACGTGCCGCTGGGCTTAGAAACCATATTTTTGACATTACCGTCGATAGGAACCGCTATAGAAAGATTAAGGAGTGAGGCAGGAGCAGCCATAGCAGAGGCATTGTacttataattcaatttaagatCCGTATGTGATGAGTCGCACTTCCAATGGGCTACCAGTTGTAATGGACAGGATTTTGCACCTGACTGAGCACGTATCTAAAAAACATGAACCATGTTGAAAATAGAAATGgtgataaatatatagtaaactAATCTACTTGGTATTTAAGAATGTCAATATTGAAGTATGATGCATTAGGATTCTGTAGTGCCTGTGATTTTAGAAGATCTTTCaagtttttcatattaaattcgAATGCAGTTTCTCCATCGGAAGACAAGGCTGTAGcactgcaaaaataaaataaaataaacgcaTGTCTGAAGAGTAGACTTGACAAAACGTACGTATTTATAAGTTGCTTGTTAGGTACGATTGATTCAAGCACAGAAGCATttttaattcgaaataaaaGAGGAGACGTCATGGGGTTGTGAGTGATCATTTGGATAATTCCAGCCGGAAAACTGATCATCATATCCCCAATGAGTCTAACCTGGCATTGAGATTCATCTGACCCGTGAAAACAGGCATGGACAACTTCTTGAAAGGCAACAGCGAGAGGAATGTTATCCGACATGCCCAAAGTAAGTGGACTAGGCCCCCTTGAAGACCCAAATTGAAACTTATTACTCATAGAATTAGAAAAGGGATGCGGTGACTCTGAATTGCCAAGACTAGAAGTAGATGAATTTTTACTCCGACCCATGGAAATATGGGAGTTTATGCTGTTGGTGAGTGTGCTACTGCTTCCAAGAGCAGAAGAAGTCTGTGGTAGTGGGTATTGAGGACCATGCCTAGATGGAGGGCGGGGTAACGCAATTAGAGAACTTGAAACCTTGTCTCTCTGATTATTGATAACTGTGGCGTTTCCTCCTACCGAACTAACAACAACTTCCTTAGTTGGAAGCGGAGAGCTGAATGCCAGAGACATAGAGTTTGCGCTCATATCAGCAGTTTCATTCAGAATATCTCCCACTTCTGAAATTTGACAACATGAATTTGTAGATTATGAATGACCTTGTTTTCAATTCTAGAACATACCTTTGCTTGCATTACCAGAACTACTACAAATGGAAATATCATGAATTTCCATTTTAAGCGTATCAGAAGtcttgatattattattagacaTTGGAGCTGTTGTTGACATTATCTTGGTAGTGTTATCAATATCCCCAATAGGGTGAAGAGATAGACCCAAGAGATCTTCACTGGGTTTATGTACCAAATAACTTTGGCTTTGTGAACGACGGATATCATGTTTATCATGCGtaccattttcaaaaatatcacgAGGCTAAAAAGATTAGTAACGTTGGATTAGAacccaaaataatattattatcacaagacaatatgtatgtatagaaaaaagaaacaatattaatattaatggaaaaagaaaGGTAATGCAGTTATAAGTACCCGAATTATATGTAAACtaagaatcaaaataaattatgtataacaGCAATATTACtctgattaaaaaatttgattagtGTTGTTAGTATGATTAACATTACAAATACCTGTTagtgaaaataaaatgagataaaaagaCCAGgaattttacaacaaataatttCAAGCTAATTTGGAATTGACAAAGGCACTCAACTATATACAGATGTCTATAGTATTTGAATTCAATTACCTCTACAATAATTAACAGTGACATATAATACAAGTCATTTGAAttaactacatattttatttttttctaaaaacaaaaatcagaaTTTTCAATGATATACAAGTTTACCTTCTTGTGATTAACGGAAATTCTCTCATTAAGCGCTGAAGCTGGTCGCAATTTGAACTGTGATACCGAGGAAAAAATGAACAAGACATGACAAATGTTTCCATCATCGACaaggaagaaaatataagaaattgatagaAAGTTGTATAGAATATGATTAGTAGCTACAGATATCCCCAGACCGAAAAATGTTAAGCAAAATCACccaatttttttagtgaaaaagaaaaaaagcataACTCACGGGTGGTGGTGCTATATCTAGTGTGCCTATTGCGGATCGTAATTCGTCAACACTCGCAGATATTGGCGGATTAGAATTCGAAACTGGCTTGATTTCCACCTTGATTTTGTGCTTTGTCTCGTCAtctattaaatcatttttttttgtgattagtcTTATATTCACACTCTCATTGAGTAATTACCTGATTCATCtgaagaagaataaaagttgtttttggaCTCATTAAATTCAGCCCATGGGTCTAAATCAGCGCGTTTGTCATTGGACTTGGAGAATCTTTCCGTATCCACTTCAGGAGTAGGAGTATCAGACTTATGTTGATCCTCACCATCACTTCCCATTTTGTTGGAAGTCGTTTCAGGAGCAGAATCAGGAGcctctttttcattttttcttttcttgtctCTTCGTCTCTTTAAAAACCCTTAATATCAAATAGCGAAAATGAGCATTTGTTTGAGTGAATAATGCATAGTATGTTAAATGGAATATAAAGTTTGAGTTGTTATGAAAATAAGaacgaatataaatatttatgcaagTGTTTACAGTGAGATTAGAATGACATATTCTAAAGTTGAAGCTAAAGAAAGCCTTAGAACAAACATCAGGAATGAGCATCAATTACAAACAAAtcaagaataaaatgataaaacttaaaaaataacttattcctCTAATTCAGGGATATTCATGTAGTAGTCGTGAGTAAAAAAACCTCTGGTTTGTTCAAAAGctttattttgaaggaaaacaatgtaaattttatttatttcataaaataatcttccCAAAGCATAGCGCtatgatgaaatatataatttaatagctCTGCTCCAGGGATTCATAtcgttatttaataaaaataattttaatagaatacaTATTCCAAAAATCTctgttgaattaaataaataaataaaaatgtttttcaacaCCTGGCACAGTCCAACCGGTGTGACCGTGTTTGGATGTATCCTCAGTTTCATAATTGCTGGAGCCGTCAGCAGCATGAGCTGATAATTGATCATTATCAGCTGAAGATACAGAAGGAATCGGTGATGAAGAAAGATTACCACCTGATTAAGGAATTGACGAGAAATTGAAAGAGAAAGatgtgaaaatgaaaaaaagaaaagaaaaaatgtatcagAAAATAGggatttagaaaattaaatgtgtacATTTTTAGCCCATCAAAAACATGAAAACTTAAGTAGAGTAATATAATACAATGCATAGgctacatatttatgttatctATCAATAGTGTGTTGTCAAGTTAATGGGCTAATAATgacttacatacataatatataaatctatcGTATACAACAATAGCTAAATAAAAATTGGGGAAGTATTCGAATTGATGTTGTCACGTAAAAAGGTCctgagatttattttttatttttctaagcttAAAAAGATAATCGTGTTTCAATAACTGTCATTATAGGCCTTAGACTGAAATTTGAAAAGGGTAATTGAggaggaataattaaaaatatgcattaagaTGAATAGAGTGAGAGAGGGAAAGTTAATTAGACAGCAACTTTTTTATAGTTGTTGATTAAGGTGAAAAAAATAGGGAAATGAAGATCACCAGCAACCTCAAGTTtgacttttgttttgtttcgtttttttttagtattataaatataaagatattttttaaaaaatcctacaCTTGGATCCCCTGCTTTGCAAAAATCTCGAGAGATCAACATTTTCTGTAGGAGTAGAAGGGGCCGATGCAGTAGTGATTTCAACGCTTAAGCTGCCATTGGTGACGATAGGTTTCGAAGTTAAGCCTAGGGTGTTcaataatgagaaaatacaaGAAGAGATTGTGTATGAATGTGTGCATGTGAATTTGTGCGTCTTTCTAAGTAATGATAAATTGTGTCTTTTCTTTCtccgggagaaattatttttcttcttcggACTACATATATCATTGATTTTGTTCAATGGGGTGAAAAAATTTGGaggaaatagaagaaaaaaataattatcatccCTTTTAGTTTGTATTTCTTACATTGaaagatgatgaagaagaaagaaaatgacaTATTCTATCAAAGAGACTACAAAGAAATTGGATAAGAATCAAGATCATCACCGACCTGCATGTTTACGGTTATCATTATTGACTTTGATGCTATCAACAATGTTGTAAGTACAACTATTAGGTGGAAGTGGATTTGGTGGAGTgtgacatatatttttatcgttATTTGGTAGGAAGAGATTCAGGAGGGACGTTGCTCTAGAGGTCTTGGTGGGGGCTTCGGTTGTATTATAGGTGGTAGTGGTGGATTCGGAGGAAGTGACTGACTTGCGAGCAATTCTGGCAACAGACCATGTTCTCAAACGTGGCATTTCAGTTGGATTTTTACCTGATCCCGTAGAAATATTTGGTGGTGGTTGCTGAGCTGAAGGTGTAACCACACTATTGGATCCAACAGAGAGATCTTGCTTCTTATTGAAACTATTGAGGGAAAGTTTGTCACTATTACCAGAACGATCCGATATATCTGAGCCGCCATGCTCTCCAGGAATAGACGCCACAGATAGCTTTTCTTCTTCGAATTCGATAGGacctttgaagaaaaaaaaagcgtAAATGAAAGAACTAATTAAGAAACCTcccaaagagaagaaaaaaacactcatacatataataacatacacaaaaataaaataaattatacgaaaataatattactggaaatactatcatttttttctaattttaaactcaAAGAATAACGCTGActtatttcatacaaataaatagaacATAAAAACCGTGATACCTATTACAACACGTAATTCAGTGAacctaaaaaaatcaagcctatttttttttttttttgtatttgattatatgtattcataatgcttatatgatataaaaagcCATTGTGTTAAAAGGTTAATTTTCTGAAACCATTGTCTCTGTTGTTTTAGGATCCTGTTCCTTTATTAAGgacatagttataaaaaatatatattgacaagcaatatgatacatatattatcttTAATGATCAATCAATCAATAGTTTCACTACAACAGAGAGCATAATTTAAATAAGCATGAACCAACACCGATTGTAGTAagttaactaaaatatttatatcggAAGAAACATGTGGATactcatatacatatgtatgtatatgataccaatctataaaatttcccaATGttagtttttgatataaatatcagaaagaaagaaagaaaaaatagtaatacgATTATATAAACTCACATGACTCGGCCACTGTGATGGATTTGTCGTAAATGCAATAATAATTAGAAGGAAAGGAATGATTgccatgaattaaaaaaaataaatacaaactttaATAAGAAGTAAATCAAACAATTACGAACTATTAGTAATAAAAAGAGTaatgattcaaaaattatttttaaactatctaaatttgaattagGAGTACTATAATGAAAACTTTATCTTTAGAActataattatagtaattaactacataaatgaattcaatctatgaataaaatcatgccatttttaattacaagaagaagaaaaaagatatcatttaatttttttttttttttaaagaaaatgaagccAAATAACTTGCACATCAAATAAAGATatgtaaaagaaataataaaagactTGCAAAGACTTTTTCTCATTAATccagaaataaacaaaataactcAATTAATATGTTATCTATACGATGACATAAGAGATGAATATGAGAAGAAATGAATGGTAGAAATATAACTCTAATGATGCCGACCTGGTTTATCGAGACCCGTATGATGATTCATTGTGAACTGTTCTAGGAGGTTAGTAACGGTCAGCTTATTTAATTGACTTTGAAAGTCTTCATTTGCTTGAGATATCTGTTGATTAAATTGCTGAACTTCAGTAAagtaaatttgaacaaattctctcatttgaattaaatgatttGTTTCAAGCTCTTGGCAATGCCTTGCATAGCTCGTCAACTTTGCTTCAAATGTCTCCCGAAGGGTGCAGTATTGTATGACAAGTGTTCTATAGTCCTCTTGGGCTTTTCTAAATTTGAGATCCGCTTTATCCTTATCCTTTTCACCGGACCGTTTCATTTTCTCCAACTCCAGACATTTTTGTTTATAGAGTTCTTTGGATTTATTCAATTGAAGCGTGATGTCTTGGAAGGATTTGACAATTTCAGAAGTGGAAGACGTTTCCTCTTtgattgttttatgttttttggagAGCTCTTCCGCATATTTTAAGGTTTTCTTTGAGAGGTCGTTCAATTTACTCATATGTTCATGATGAACCCCAGCGATTTTCTCAGTGAAGGGCTTGAAAAGAGACAAAAGCGGAGAAAAGGAGCCATTCGTGCTATTGCTACCGTTCAACTGCAAGTCAATAATACAAACAAGACACATACATTAGTGCAACACTCAAATCTCCATTCCTTCATACCTGCTTCAGGATCTTGAGTTGCGTTTTAGAATGATCCTCCTGCACCTTTCCACATTCTCGAAAATATTCTCCAAGCTCCTTTGCAGCGATGGGACTGGATTTAGAGCTTTGATATAAAGCGCTAAAGCCCTCATTTTTATCACcctaaacacaaaaataatcatatgaaaaatcagaagaaaatcattcaaaataacACTAAAAGAATATCGCTaataattagtttcaaaatttaCCCAAAAATAATCCGCAAAATCGACAGCCATTCTCATCAGATCTCCTAACTCATTTCAACCAAGGATAGTCCAGACGAgaataacgaaaaaaagaaatgaagactCCCCTAAACTGCTGTTTGCCTATTTAATTCTCTCCCTCTCTAGTTCGTCTCCTCCATAATATTAATGTAGTCAAAGATATCATTTATCAATGTTCATGTACAAACAGCTTCTTCTCTTACTACGACAGCAGCtacacttcaaaaaaaaatagtagattTTCTCTCCAAAGACAAGCAGAGACATATATAaacagagagaaagagagagagagaacctTAAATCATCCACTGCATCAGCTCATCAACGCAGTCCCCACCTCCATTCCTTTTGCTTCTGCTAGCCAGGGAACAACActgaaattaaattcatatggAAAGATATCTTCTTTTGGCGTGCGCTTATTTTGACtcgagtacaaaaaaaaaaattcccatatTAATCATGTAAATTCTTTAAATAGAAACTTTAACAGCTCATAACCTACCCATTTcaaggaataattaattttttttcttgtagaaattttaaccattaaaaaactatcatttCAATCAcatagaaatatgtatttttaatttaaaacaattttagaaTGAAAGAATTGAGAATGGGAGCATTTTCACTCACGTCTTAAATTACATCAAAAATGAAGGAGATGCCATCTTGGggtctcaaagttgatatttttatcaaataaactagacaaattcccaataaatcttgattaaactccattaaatgactatgaatttaaaaaaaatacttaacacTTCCTATGAATACTACTTCATGCGAATGATACAAcgtgatatttaataaataaaagtaatatgtactctGAAAATCCGAAAAAATGTCtagatttgtactttttttt includes the following:
- the LOC121128760 gene encoding F-BAR domain only protein 2 isoform X6 is translated as MRMAVDFADYFWGDKNEGFSALYQSSKSSPIAAKELGEYFRECGKVQEDHSKTQLKILKQLNGSNSTNGSFSPLLSLFKPFTEKIAGVHHEHMSKLNDLSKKTLKYAEELSKKHKTIKEETSSTSEIVKSFQDITLQLNKSKELYKQKCLELEKMKRSGEKDKDKADLKFRKAQEDYRTLVIQYCTLRETFEAKLTSYARHCQELETNHLIQMREFVQIYFTEVQQFNQQISQANEDFQSQLNKLTVTNLLEQFTMNHHTGLDKPGPIEFEEEKLSVASIPGEHGGSDISDRSGNSDKLSLNSFNKKQDLSVGSNSVVTPSAQQPPPNISTGSGKNPTEMPRLRTWSVARIARKSVTSSESTTTTYNTTEAPTKTSRATSLLNLFLPNNDKNICHTPPNPLPPNSCTYNIVDSIKVNNDNRKHAGGNLSSSPIPSVSSADNDQLSAHAADGSSNYETEDTSKHGHTGWTVPGFLKRRRDKKRKNEKEAPDSAPETTSNKMGSDGEDQHKSDTPTPEVDTERFSKSNDKRADLDPWAEFNESKNNFYSSSDESDDETKHKIKVEIKPVSNSNPPISASVDELRSAIGTLDIAPPPFKLRPASALNERISVNHKKPRDIFENGTHDKHDIRRSQSQSYLVHKPSEDLLGLSLHPIGDIDNTTKIMSTTAPMSNNNIKTSDTLKMEIHDISICSSSGNASKEVGDILNETADMSANSMSLAFSSPLPTKEVVVSSVGGNATVINNQRDKVSSSLIALPRPPSRHGPQYPLPQTSSALGSSSTLTNSINSHISMGRSKNSSTSSLGNSESPHPFSNSMSNKFQFGSSRGPSPLTLGMSDNIPLAVAFQEVVHACFHGSDESQCQVRLIGDMMISFPAGIIQMITHNPMTSPLLFRIKNASVLESIVPNKQLINTATALSSDGETAFEFNMKNLKDLLKSQALQNPNASYFNIDILKYQIRAQSGAKSCPLQLVAHWKCDSSHTDLKLNYKYNASAMAAPASLLNLSIAVPIDGNVKNMVSKPSGTWIAENNRALWTFKELRADDRDNNSSSNGGLEVIKGRFELANGPGSQNTIAAQFNCEGSTLSGIDIELIGSGYRLSLIKKRFVSGKYICDAEGKQDSRFRYAFTPSNTLGSDC
- the LOC121128760 gene encoding F-BAR domain only protein 2 isoform X4 gives rise to the protein MRMAVDFADYFWGDKNEGFSALYQSSKSSPIAAKELGEYFRECGKVQEDHSKTQLKILKQLNGSNSTNGSFSPLLSLFKPFTEKIAGVHHEHMSKLNDLSKKTLKYAEELSKKHKTIKEETSSTSEIVKSFQDITLQLNKSKELYKQKCLELEKMKRSGEKDKDKADLKFRKAQEDYRTLVIQYCTLRETFEAKLTSYARHCQELETNHLIQMREFVQIYFTEVQQFNQQISQANEDFQSQLNKLTVTNLLEQFTMNHHTGLDKPGPIEFEEEKLSVASIPGEHGGSDISDRSGNSDKLSLNSFNKKQDLSVGSNSVVTPSAQQPPPNISTGSGKNPTEMPRLRTWSVARIARKSVTSSESTTTTYNTTEAPTKTSRATSLLNLFLPNNDKNICHTPPNPLPPNSCTYNIVDSIKVNNDNRKHAGLTSKPIVTNGSLSVEITTASAPSTPTENVDLSRFLQSRGSKCGNLSSSPIPSVSSADNDQLSAHAADGSSNYETEDTSKHGHTGWTVPGFLKRRRDKKRKNEKEAPDSAPETTSNKMGSDGEDQHKSDTPTPEVDTERFSKSNDKRADLDPWAEFNESKNNFYSSSDESDDETKHKIKVEIKPVSNSNPPISASVDELRSAIGTLDIAPPPPRDIFENGTHDKHDIRRSQSQSYLVHKPSEDLLGLSLHPIGDIDNTTKIMSTTAPMSNNNIKTSDTLKMEIHDISICSSSGNASKEVGDILNETADMSANSMSLAFSSPLPTKEVVVSSVGGNATVINNQRDKVSSSLIALPRPPSRHGPQYPLPQTSSALGSSSTLTNSINSHISMGRSKNSSTSSLGNSESPHPFSNSMSNKFQFGSSRGPSPLTLGMSDNIPLAVAFQEVVHACFHGSDESQCQVRLIGDMMISFPAGIIQMITHNPMTSPLLFRIKNASVLESIVPNKQLINTATALSSDGETAFEFNMKNLKDLLKSQALQNPNASYFNIDILKYQIRAQSGAKSCPLQLVAHWKCDSSHTDLKLNYKYNASAMAAPASLLNLSIAVPIDGNVKNMVSKPSGTWIAENNRALWTFKELRADDRDNNSSSNGGLEVIKGRFELANGPGSQNTIAAQFNCEGSTLSGIDIELIGSGYRLSLIKKRFVSGKYICDAEGKQDSRFRYAFTPSNTLGSDC